The following are encoded together in the Desulfofundulus luciae genome:
- a CDS encoding DUF167 domain-containing protein: protein MIFLREEKGAVVFKVRVQPRAARNELAGIFEDALKVRLTAPPVEGEANEACRDFLARLLGVPRARVEIVAGYTGRNKLVRVQGVSVEKVRSLMAAKDRPG from the coding sequence ATGATCTTCCTGCGGGAAGAAAAGGGAGCAGTAGTCTTTAAAGTTCGCGTTCAGCCCCGGGCGGCCAGAAATGAACTGGCCGGGATTTTTGAAGACGCCCTGAAGGTCCGTTTGACGGCGCCCCCGGTGGAAGGGGAGGCCAACGAAGCCTGCCGGGATTTTCTGGCCCGGCTGCTGGGAGTGCCCAGGGCACGGGTGGAAATCGTAGCCGGGTACACCGGGCGTAACAAGCTGGTGCGGGTACAGGGGGTTTCTGTGGAAAAGGTGCGCTCTTTGATGGCAGCCAAAGATAGGCCTGGCTAA
- a CDS encoding YggT family protein, producing the protein MSLERIINVAFQVYAWLIFIRIILSFIRHNPYHPLIRFVYEITEPVLGFFRRFIPPVGMLDFSPLVAFFALELLRQIILNVIRALGL; encoded by the coding sequence ATGAGTTTAGAACGCATTATTAACGTGGCTTTCCAGGTTTATGCCTGGCTGATCTTTATCCGCATTATTTTGTCTTTTATTCGTCATAACCCCTACCATCCTCTGATCCGTTTCGTTTATGAGATTACCGAACCTGTATTGGGTTTCTTCAGGCGCTTTATCCCCCCCGTGGGAATGCTGGATTTTTCACCCCTAGTGGCTTTTTTTGCCCTGGAATTGCTGCGCCAGATAATTCTCAACGTGATCCGGGCCCTGGGGTTGTAG
- a CDS encoding flavodoxin family protein: MATILGICCSRRPLGNSEVLLREALDAAQKTGAAVSFLRLSDLRFEPCRGCLACVYKGSCAIKNDDLGVLLEKILEADGLIIAAPTYILGPAGIVKLVADRALSLSPHLEELAGRARVATTISVAGNRKWNPLGVELLNLFPLVYGYRVIDYHEAYAPGPGEVLLEQANVARARELGRRVARALSGEIEARPPEEQQCGNCYSRAFRLSGQDRVTCVVCNTTGRLVPDEKGALRFLPDPPGPYGHFWTAEHRRHHLNDWIVPSRDRYLARRELIKELLARYKT, from the coding sequence ATGGCCACCATACTTGGTATCTGCTGTTCCCGGCGTCCCCTGGGAAATAGTGAGGTGCTCTTACGGGAAGCCCTGGACGCGGCGCAAAAAACCGGTGCGGCCGTATCCTTTTTACGCCTGTCGGACCTGCGGTTTGAACCCTGCCGGGGTTGCCTGGCCTGTGTCTACAAGGGGTCCTGCGCCATCAAAAATGACGACCTGGGGGTTTTACTGGAGAAAATCCTGGAGGCTGACGGGTTGATCATTGCCGCGCCCACCTATATCCTGGGTCCAGCAGGCATAGTCAAGCTGGTAGCGGACCGGGCTCTAAGTCTCTCCCCTCACCTGGAAGAACTGGCCGGTCGCGCCCGGGTGGCCACCACCATTAGCGTAGCCGGCAACAGGAAATGGAATCCACTGGGAGTGGAACTCCTGAACCTTTTCCCCCTGGTCTACGGCTACCGGGTTATTGATTATCATGAGGCCTATGCTCCCGGGCCGGGGGAGGTGCTGCTGGAACAGGCAAACGTTGCCCGGGCCCGCGAGTTGGGCCGGCGGGTAGCCCGGGCCCTATCCGGAGAAATCGAGGCACGTCCTCCGGAAGAGCAGCAGTGCGGCAACTGCTATAGCCGCGCCTTTCGCCTCAGCGGGCAGGATAGGGTTACCTGTGTGGTATGCAACACCACAGGACGGCTGGTCCCGGATGAAAAGGGAGCCTTGCGTTTTTTACCCGACCCGCCGGGCCCCTATGGTCATTTCTGGACGGCAGAACATCGCCGCCACCATCTGAATGACTGGATTGTTCCCAGCCGCGACCGTTATTTGGCCCGGCGGGAGCTAATTAAGGAACTTCTGGCCAGGTATAAAACGTGA
- a CDS encoding YlmH family RNA-binding protein → MRTRQPRVTDFLDPHHAGLVLKALEKVADLAAQSDGGYPGAERVRILIYPDYLDPREEEWDLAFLSIQGSFRDQGLSHRDFLGALLALGLRREKIGDILLHNDQAQVVVTGEIAPFIQSQLARVGRIPVTVHQIAREQLCPPPRRIREIKATVPSLRLDVVAAAGFGTSRTRMAREITAQRVSINWQVCSDVSHPVKEGDVISARGRGRVQVTRVTGTTKSGRLAVILHRYV, encoded by the coding sequence TTGCGTACCCGCCAACCGCGCGTAACGGATTTCCTTGATCCCCATCATGCCGGTCTGGTGCTTAAGGCTTTGGAAAAAGTGGCCGATCTGGCGGCGCAAAGTGATGGTGGTTACCCCGGTGCCGAGCGGGTGCGTATTCTTATTTATCCCGATTATCTCGATCCCCGGGAAGAGGAGTGGGATCTGGCATTTTTGTCCATCCAGGGTTCCTTTAGAGATCAGGGACTCAGCCACAGGGATTTTCTTGGGGCTTTGCTGGCCCTCGGCTTGCGCCGGGAGAAAATTGGGGACATCCTCCTGCATAACGACCAGGCCCAGGTGGTGGTCACCGGCGAGATAGCACCCTTTATCCAGTCCCAGCTTGCCCGGGTGGGCCGCATCCCCGTGACCGTGCACCAGATTGCCAGGGAGCAACTCTGCCCTCCTCCCCGACGGATCCGGGAAATCAAGGCCACCGTGCCTTCCCTGCGCCTGGACGTGGTGGCTGCTGCCGGTTTTGGCACTTCCCGCACCCGCATGGCTCGGGAGATTACCGCCCAACGGGTAAGTATAAACTGGCAGGTCTGCAGTGATGTTTCCCATCCGGTGAAGGAAGGAGACGTTATTTCCGCCCGGGGACGCGGCCGGGTGCAGGTAACCAGGGTTACGGGAACCACTAAAAGCGGCCGCCTGGCGGTTATTTTGCACCGGTATGTTTAA